The Yamadazyma tenuis chromosome 2, complete sequence sequence AGTTCACAGTCGCTTCTGAGATCgaacaatttgatgatCCCATTGTCCAGGCCGGTAATGAATGAATGTCCTTGGGGAAACACTCTGACGGTATTAATGTCATAATTGGATATAAATAAGCTTTGGACAGCGGATTTGCTCCGTAAGTCCCAGATCTTACAGTAGCCATCGCAGCTGCCACTGATAAATAAACTGGAGGATCCAGATGGCAAGGTATCCAAGCATAGCACATCACCTGTATGCTCGTTGAAGTTTCTGATTTTGTCTCCCTTATTCAAGTCCCACATAATGCATTCCATATCTCCACTACCAGTGATCACCTGCTGGTTATTTATGAACTCACAGTCACTGATATATGCTCGGTGTGATTTGAAGACGTGCTGGACCTTGGAATTGAAATAGGTTTGTTGAACCGTATCATTGACCTTGTAAATGGACAAGTTGTTATCCAACCCTCCACTGGCAATGAACTCACTGTTGGGCGATAGTGCACATGTCAAAACCCACTGATTTTCTAACTCAATGgcctttttcttcaacccTGTCACCGGATCCCACATTATCATATACCCATCCTGACTGGCACTTAATACCTGATCACTAGATGAACTCCATTGGACGTTACTGATTTTATTTTGATGGCCTTCTAATGTGTGGTAAAGTTTGGGGTTGATCGAGTGGTTGGGAATGGGCTTGAGTTTCAcactttgttcaagtagAGTGGAATCCCTCATTCTCGCTTTAACGTTTTCCACTTCAGTGTATAATGTTCGAGCTTCATTTCGGGCATCGTTTATTTTGGCTTGTAttatttgatcaaaatcagtTAATTGttgtggtgttgatttcacAGGGTATTCCATGTTCGATGAAGTGGAATGGACAAAACCTGGTAATTTGATTGTCTCAACTGACGTCCCACAAAGGTTGTAAAATCTTGAGCCGCAAGCTTTTTGACGCATCTGCACTATGGCCTATAGTTTTATCTGATTGATAACTGTTACTTTTAGAATTCCTCGGCATTAGTTAGAAAGAGTATGGTACTTGCTACGGGGTCAGGGGGCTTTCAGGTTGTTCTGCGTATGTATCACGGTTTAAATTATAGATTATTTTTATGATTATGCGGATaagaacaacttcaagaggTAAGTGCCGAATATATTTTCAGATCGTTGGAGTTTAGTGAcaggaaatcttgaatcAAGGAGCAGATATAGGACCCTTTGGATCCACATTAGTCGCATTTTATCTTTGGTTACGGATTTCGGTTATGTTGTTTCACCTGGTATCAGATGTCTCAGCccaattttgcagccacatGAAAAATTTAGTGTTTCTTATTCTACAACACTAAAGGTTGTAGACAGACCCAGAGGGGTGATTTAGAAGGTTTGAAACTAAAAGTTTCAGAGTagttgatgttggtggtCGGTGTACAGAGACAAGGGGTTTATGTTTAAGGTCCAGATGCCCATATTGACAATTTCTCTTGGTCCCTCTATGTAGATGTTAGTCCGAGCCAGCTACGAAGACACCTGCAAAACCAAAGTAAACGTCTAATGTAGAAGGGGTCTACATCCACCTCAGATGTTTTCGGATACAATTTACCATGGTATTTCCTTGAAAATAGACCCAGATAAAAAACTGCGAATAGTATGGTATCCGTTATGCACAAGGGGGGGCTAAGAAGTCTATTGCTTATCGAAAATATGCACTTTGAAGGGGCAATATCTATTTTTCCTCAAGAACCCTTTAACTGTATGAATGAAGgtaaaaagaagaattttgGAACACGTGACATAACATTGTGTTCACATGAATAGCTCGATTTTGATGTAAATTCGCCGGTCTAGTATAGTGGTCAGTACGTCTCTTTGTGGCAGAGATGACCCAGGTTCGATTCCTGGGACCGGCATCCTCTTTTTATAACTCTATTATCCCCCATAAGAACAACTTTTTACCATATTTCCACTCTACGGTATCCACCGGTACATTTTATATTGAGTCTGACTAAATATACTAAGCCTTTTGACTAACAGCACCATTTTTTGAATCGATCTGGTTGATATTCGATTGTCTGTTAGTGTTGGCATTTTCCTTCAAGGCAATCAACTGCTTGGATCTGAAGTTCTCATAATGGATCAAACTGCTCGTTTCAATCAAATCTTGTAAATGAGTTCTGGTGAGGAAATCTCtcaaaaacacaaactcaCACTGGCTcacatcttcaatattGATGGTTCCCCATTTGGTCTTTCTTCCCTTAAAAGACTCACCATTGACAATGATTTCATTATTTGAACCAACAACCGCAAAAGgaatcaaagatttgataTCCTCATTCAATTGTCTTTCGTCGTCAAATAAATCTTCGTTATCATATGGgtacaagttgaagttgtactTGGCAAAGTCCTGTTGCAAggacttcttcaaggcaGATCTCTCATCCAAGGTCAACGAGTCAGACTTGGCGATGATTGGTATAACATTAGCAATTTCCAgtaacttcttgatggcttGGACATCCAAAGGCTTCAATTTGCTGTGGTGGGGAGGAATAAAGTATAACACACAATGAACTCTGGTGTCAATAATGTATCTTTCTCTCTGGGCAGTCAATTCCTTTCTCAAATACTGAGAGTGTTGCTCCTTGATGTATTTGACCAAAGGTTCCCAGCATTTTTCGTTATTAATTTGATCTGCAAACCCGGGAGTATCAATAACGTTAACATTCAACTTTACGTTATTCTCTACCAACTTGTGGGAAGTGACTTTGACCTCCACAGTCTTCTCAATGGGTTCTTCGGCCTGAAGTCTTCCATTTGAAGTGGCCAAGTTAGACGAGAACAAGCTGTTCACCAACGTAGACTTACCCAATCCACTTCTACCAACCATCATGATATTGAATTGGAACCCTCTCTTTAAGAGTCTGTTCTCTATCTgggtggtgatggtatCGAATCCCACATACTTATGGGGTTGTAACAAGGTTTCTTCTGCCATTTGACTTTTGTTTATATCAGTCTCGGTTACTTTGTGAACGCGTTTACAAAGTTGAGATTTGAGAAATGTTCACCTCACCGGCGGGAAAGGGAGCGTGCACCCACCCGTCTTTCGTGCGACTCAAGGCTTGAGAATTTTTTCATCTCAACTGTGCTTTACCAGAATGAACAGTATAAGACTTTTTCAAACGACGGGAGTCGGGAGAAACAACATGCTTTCCAGTATATTTACTAGCATAGTTAAACCTTCGTTCAGCGTGGGATCTTTGCATAACGGTGGTGCTTTTGGTTTCTTGTACCCTCGCTTGCATCAGGCTCCAAAGTTCACCATCACTTTACCAGAATTCATTGGTGAATGGATATTGAAGGCTGTGCCTAAGAAGAAACCCTCATATAGAAGAACCAGACAAAAGTTATATGCTCCCGGTAATAAGAAGATCCAGCCGTTAAACAATATTGTTAGATGTCCAGCTTGTGGATCAGTCAAAAGATCTCATTTCATGTGTATGAACTGTTTCATGGAAATCAAACAGTTTTTAAAGACCTTAAAACCAAAGAGTTCCGAACCAGTGCAAGCagatcttgatgaaattgacaCAAATATCTTGTACCCCCAGAAAAGGTTATCTGCTTATGGGagaaggatgaagaagagagatTGGATTCCTCAGAGAGAGAAGCCGTTGATGTTCGATTCAcaacaagtcaaacacAGAAAATGATGCCATACATATAATCCAATTTGTACATAGACGATAATTAGTGCATGAAGTGCATACTTTCAAATGTCTCTCGTAGCGGTGTGCTAGACTGAAAAAGTCGGCTGAGAAAAAATGAGATGAGGTTTTAAACGATGATAAAGAAGACCAGAGATCCAAGACTGATATACACAAGGTCGGTGATGTCCAAACATCCTTTCGGAGTCAAACCCCAAGGTAATGCGCTACTTGAAGATCCCAGGATGACGTATGCTTTGAGAAAGCAAAGTCTAGGTGATCTATCTGTGTTATCGGACGATTGTCTTATGTACTtgcttgatttcattgatgatattgaatCGTTGAAACAACTTATGGCCACTTCAAAGTacttgtttgtgtttaCCAATGACGAAGACttatggaagaagagataCACCAGTCAAAATAAGAAGGAACAATTGAAATGGAGAGGAAGTTGGAAGAGGTCGGTGTTGGGATGGAATAACGATATAATAGTCAATGTTGATTTGAATTCAGAGGTGATCTATAGACCTTTCCAAGTGGCAAATATCGTCTACGAAAGTCTCTTCCACAACTTAGTTGAAGCTGAaatgaacaacaagaagttaTCTATCAATGAAGAAGGACGTATCCCAAGGTTTGCCAAAATATCCCAGAAACAATTCGACGATATCGAAACCCCCTTTATCCTCACTGACCACAAATGGCCGCAATGGACACTTGAGGAGctcaactccaagtatgGAAGTATCaaatttcaacaagaagCGGTCAAGTGGCCATTGTCCACATTTATTGAATATTTGCAGTCAAATAAGGATGAGAATCCACTTTACCTTTTTGACTGCCGGAGTGAAGCAATGACAGAACTTCGCAAACAGTACCAAGCTGAAATACCTCAAGTGTTTCAGGAAGACTATTTCAAGCTTTTGGGTAACCACAGACCTGATCACTCGTGGTTGATAGTGGGAAGTAAGAGAAGTGGTTCTACCTTCCACAAAGACCCCAATAACACTAGCGCATGGAATGCCTGTATCACCGGGAAGAAGCTTTGGGTGATGCTTCCACCACACATAACACCTCCGGGTGTATCTGTTAGTGAAGACCAAAGTGAAATTACTTCACCAGTGGGAATTGGTGAGTGGGTGCTTTCTGGATTCTACAACGATGCCATCAAAATCCCCGAAGCTTTGGTGGGAATCACATTTCCAGGAGAGTGTATGTATGTACCATCCAACTGGTGGCACTTGGTGATAAATCTAGACAACTCAATTGCCATTACAGAGAACTTTGTTCCAGAAAAGGATCTTCAGAATGTCTTGAccttctttcaaacaaGACCCGAGCAGATCAGTGGGTTCAAGCTCAATGATATTAAGGGACTCATTAACATTCTTTCGTGCAAGAATCAGAGGATTTCCGAGtttatccaacttctcgAAGACTCTTCCATTGACTTGTTCGAAGACTGtggagaattggaaaacttgCCCCAAGTGCCAATTTTCGACATCTTCAAGCAGTTACTTATGGACAATGGAAAGGAAGCAGTTTTGAGCCAAATTCTCGAGCGAATGAAACCCAAAAGACCCCAGAAAAGAGTCTGGTCGTGTATAAGTGAGTCTTCTACAGACGCATCACCAGTTCCGTTCTCATTTAATTTTTCAGTCGACTGAGAAAAGTAGCCTGATAAGAACATAATCATGAATTTAGACGAAAAGATAATATACGCCCCTGAAACGTATCAGTACACAAAGGGAGAGCTTCATGAAAACTCTATAAACAAGGACCCGTTTGAGCAATTCCATGCTTGGTTTGCCGACGCCAAGACCTCTGAAGACATTCCCGAGTCTACCATCTTTTCCACCGCCAGATTACCCTCAGGAAGAGTTTCTTCTCGggtggtgttgttgaaggagCTCGACCACGAAGGGTTCGTTGTTTACTCCAACTGGCAGACATCCAAGAAGCTGAAggactttgaaaccaacAACTATGCGTCCTTGACGTTTTTCTGGAAGAACAGCCAGAGGCAAGTGAGAGTAGAAGGAATCATGAAGAAAGTCGATTACGAACAAGCAAATCGATATTTTCAGACGCGGCCTCGTGGGTCCCAGATCGGAGCGTGGTCGTCACCACAAAGTTCGGTGATCCAGGGTagagaagagttggaacaGAAGGTTCGGGAGAAtactgaaaaatttggGCAGGGCGAAATCGAGTGTCCTGAGTTCTGGGGAGGTGTGAAGATCATTCCGGTTGAAATTGAATTTTGGCAGGGAAGAAATAGCCGGTTGCACGACAGATTGACGTTCACCAGAGATCACGAAGCCGGTCCGTGGACATTGCGCAGAATTGCACCATAGGTTCATTTAAAGTACATTTAAAATACATTTTTGTCATTTAAAAAGTTTTATATTCTCGTAGCAAATACTTaagccaacttcttggcaACGGCGTAGAAGTTCTTaccttggacttggtgaatcttcttttccaagtcacTTGGTTGTCTAGAACCATCAGCTCCAGCAAAAGTTCCAGCACCCCATGGAGAACCACCGTGGACctcatccaagttggtcaataatGGGAAGGCTTCACCATAACCCAATGGCACGTAAACCATACCGTGGTGGATAAATGAAGACAAAGCATTCATGAAAGTGGATTCTTGTCCTCCACCTGGAGTTCCTGTAGACACAAACAAACCAAATGGCTTACCGTACAAAGCACCAGAAGCCCATAAGCCACCGGTTTGATCCCAGAAAACCTTCCATTGGGCTGGGAAATTACCGAATCTGGTTGGGATACCAAACACAAACGCGTCGTATTCCTTCAAGGTGTCGACAGTAGCTTCTGGGACATCGGCCTTTGGAGCTGCGTACAAAGTAGTCAAAACTTCGTCTGACAAGGTTTCCTTGACTTGAAAGATGTCGGCTTCACCACCTGCTTCCTTGATTCCCTTCTGGATTTCCAAGGAGGATTGGTACACGTGAGACCAAGTTGAGTAGTAAATAATTGCAATTTTTGGGGCCATTGTAATTGATAGGTATTTTGCAAAACCTGGGATTTCCTCCAGTTTATATATTACCAGTTAATAATAAATTAGTAAATTCGCGGGGCGCCACACGACCGAATTACGGCTAAGGTTGAGATTACTAAGGCATTAGGCATAGGAATTTAGGAGTAACTTGAGGACACAATTGGCTCAGTAATATCATACACCCGTGACCCTGTGGCATAGTACACGGGGTCAATACCTCATTGGCGTATTCTAGTTCTCGGTGCGTTTCTACAATCGTCGATAAAACAAACTGTGGATTACTATATCGGTGCTCGCGAATACTGAACATTCCACCCAATGGTAGTTTCCTCTAAATACTGGtctatttcttcaatgCTTCCAAAGTCTTATAGAAGTTCTTACCCTGAATTTGGTGAATttgcttctccaactcgGTGGGTTGTCTGGAGCCATCAGCTCCAGCAAAAGTCCCAGCACCCCATGGGGAACCACCGTGGACctcatccaagttggtcaataatGGGAAGGCTTCACCATAACCCAATGGCACGTAAACCATACCGTGGTGGATAAATGAAGACAAAGCATTCATGAAAGTGGATTCTTGTCCTCCACCTGGAGTTCCTGTAGAAACAAATAAACCAAATGGCTTACCGTGTAATTTGCTCTGGGCCCATAAGCTACCAGTTTGGTCCCAAAACGATTTCCACTGAGCTGGGAAGTTACCGTATCTTGTTGGAATACCAAACACAAAAGCGTCATACTCAGTGAGATCACTGACTTTGGCTTCTGGGATTTCAGAATACGATGGCTTTTCAGGGGCATGCATCAACTGCAAGACATTGGGTGGTAAAGTCTCAGGGATTTGTAACACCTGGGCAGATCCACCGGCAGATTCAATGCCCTTTTGGATTTCCAAGGCATTCTTGTACACATGTTTGTACAACGAGTAGTAGATGATAGCGATTTTAGGAGGAGCCATTGTGTAATTGAAGTTATTAATATTTTTGGGGCCAAAATAAAGTCTGCGATACGGCCCTTATATAATAGTTGCCCGCCAGCCAAATTGGTCGATTTCTAATCGCGATTGCTAATTTATCGAGTACATTAATAAAATATTTATAAGTTATTACTGAAGAACTAAAGTATAACAAATCTGGGGTATTTTATGTTTCAGCTGAACATAATCCTTTTTGTGTTAAGACATGAGAAAGAGGTTGGAAAACATGAGCACAACTGGCTTGGTATAATGAGTAGACAAAATGCTTAATATGCCATTCTCTTGACTCTGTACAAGGTAGTGGCACCTGCAGTGGCGTACTTAGAAAGGAAGCTCAAATCAGTGGTAGTAGCAGTCACAGCCGCAGTGGTGGTAacggcagcagcagcagtaGCGGTGGTAGCAGTAGCGGTGGTGGATGCACTGTTGATTTCAGAAGATGACACAGATCCAGAGTCAAGAGCTTCGGCCAAAAATTTACCCAATTCAGCGACAATTCCACTGCTGCTTCCCTCTAACCACAGGAGAGCGTCGGCCAAAAGACCATTGTCCTTGGCCCAACTGTAGACATCTTTAAGAAGAACCACACCTTCCTTCAATGCAGTACTCAAGAAACTAATGAAAGCTTCTGGGTCAGCAGTGATCTTATTAATCAAGGTGGTGACGAGGCCAGagttttcaacaaccagaaTCACACTACTAACGATGCTTGAGAGATCTCTAGTGCTCAAAatgtcatcatcgtcttcgGTCTCTCttttggcagcagcagtggCAGTAGAAGTGGCAGTAGTGGTGGCAGTAGTGGCGGCCGCAGTAGTAGTTCCAGAACTTTTACCGAGGTAAGCAGAAAGTAAAGATTCAGCAGTACCGAATAATGATTTACCAGCGGCCAACAAAGCGCTTCTCAAGTCACTATCGTCTAAAATTGTGCTGAAAGTGTCCTGGATCAAACCAGAGTTCCAAATACCCTTGAGTAAGGTTGgaccttgaacaacagCTTCTTGGATAGCTGACTTAACAATAGCAACAATAGAAGTTTTGAGTTCAGAGTTGGAAGTCAAATCTGAGATCACTTTTGAAATGAGACCCGAAGAAGCCAAGGcttcaatcaagttggataaaaCATCATCAGCTCTTCTTTCTAATTCCATGAGACTAGCTTCATCTTGAATAACGTCTCTCTTACTTTTGAGCAGCTCTAACTCAGACAAGATATCTAAAATCTGGTTGGCGTCTCCTCTTCTAACCATAAGAGTGGTGGATTCACCAGCATTGACAGTAGCAGGGGCAGCACTAACGAGAGCAGAGGTAGCCAAGATGGCCAACAAGGTGGACTGGGCAAATTTCATTCTTAtgaaggtggtgttgtAAATTGATACAGTCAGAAAAAAGGAATCCGGTAGCTATTTATATTGAACCCAGTTTCATGAGTTTCCTTTGAAACTTTTGTTTGTTATCCGTTATAGGAAAGTATCTAGCCTATTATTCTCCTCTTGTGTGTGCAAGAATACTGGACAAAAACCTGTACGTTTTAAGTAGTTTTTACCTGGTGTTTATGATTTATAACATAATAATTTCCTGTTGGGGAAATGTTATTAAAGCCACCATGTAATCACATTACCTAAAAAGGAAATTTCTCAAAGTTTGGCTGCAATTTTTCTTTGCACGAACCCATGAGAAAAATGTTCACTATGTGGATGAATCCCTTTGAAATTTCCTCTTCAGGAAGTTCTCCTTATGACCTTCACAGACTTTGACCAACCAAATGCCCAGTAATGAGTCTGCTTCAGTTGGAGGGAAAGATTATTATCTAATTATAGTATTTGGTATGCTGAAATGCCTCGAAAGGTGCCCAGGCTTTAGTAGAATATCCTGTAAACACCAGGAGTAACTCGGCCTGTGAGCCAAATATAGTGCTCAATAAAACCAGGAAACTAGCATAGCATATGAAGTGTGTAATGGTCAACTTTCCTGTTTTGGATTTTACCTTCATAATACACTTCATATTTCAACCACAATAGCCCCACAATACATTGATTCATTATTCCATATGTTGAAGTATGTGGCATGTTCCACCACAGAATTTTCTTCATAATAGATATCATGAAGACATGCAGAAAAAATCGAATCTGGACCAGTTCCATGGTTGTGTTTCCTGGAAAGCGTTGATTGCCTGATTTGTCTATATCATGAATAATTCTAAATTATTTCGTACGAGAAGCCATCCAGTTAAGATCTAGGTTTGGTTCACATCAATGCCGAGTCCCCGTGACTCCAAAAACCTTTACTGCAATTTCAAAGCGCTAGTGGTTATTGTGTTACACACACAACGCGTTGACCGAATATCGTAATCTCGAGACCGCCACCACGCAAGCTGGACCAATTTATTGTGCGACTCGAAAATTTTGCGAATCGCATCGACCTTGAATAGCATAGCATCAACTATACATCATGGCAACTGTCGAAGTAACAACCAGTTCTGTGGACTACAAGTCCAGTAGCAAGACTACTGGCTTGAAAACCGGTACCAAAGGGTTGGTAACACTCGATACCTATGGAAAAGAATTCAAGGTGCCAGATTACACCATCAAAGACATTTTGTCGGCAATTCCCAAACACTGTTACGAAAGATCTTTGGTCAGATCATTGGGATATGTTGTTCGTGATATTGTTATGATGTGTGTTATATCTTATTTGGGTCACAGATTCATTCCCCAGGTGCAGTTGGAAGGATATGAAACTGCTTTCAAGTACATCCGAGGTGGATTATGGTGTTTTCAATCATATTTGATGGGGTTGTTTGGCTTcggtttgtggattttaGCCCATGAATGTGGCCATGGAGCTTTCTCTGACTACCAGAATGtcaatgattttgttggatgGGTGATTCACAGTTATTTGGTGGTTCCATACTTCTCATGGAAATTC is a genomic window containing:
- the STE4 gene encoding G protein subunit beta (COG:S; EggNog:ENOG503NUGZ; BUSCO:EOG092645OU) produces the protein MEYPVKSTPQQLTDFDQIIQAKINDARNEARTLYTEVENVKARMRDSTLLEQSVKLKPIPNHSINPKLYHTLEGHQNKISNVQWSSSSDQVLSASQDGYMIMWDPVTGLKKKAIELENQWVLTCALSPNSEFIASGGLDNNLSIYKVNDTVQQTYFNSKVQHVFKSHRAYISDCEFINNQQVITGSGDMECIMWDLNKGDKIRNFNEHTGDVLCLDTLPSGSSSLFISGSCDGYCKIWDLRSKSAVQSLFISNYDINTVRVFPQGHSFITGSDNGIIKLFDLRSDCELSKYSLSNQLDDNKRKSISSIDSVNVLSVDFSKSGRLIYSCYSDFGCLIWDTLKSEVVGTIGGGHQNRINQVSVSPDGIGICTVSWDYTIKVWAP
- the CDC10 gene encoding cell division control protein (COG:D,T,Z; EggNog:ENOG503NUHB) encodes the protein MAEETLLQPHKYVGFDTITTQIENRLLKRGFQFNIMMVGRSGLGKSTLVNSLFSSNLATSNGRLQAEEPIEKTVEVKVTSHKLVENNVKLNVNVIDTPGFADQINNEKCWEPLVKYIKEQHSQYLRKELTAQRERYIIDTRVHCVLYFIPPHHSKLKPLDVQAIKKLSEIANVIPIIAKSDSLTLDERSALKKSLQQDFAKYNFNLYPYDNEDLFDDERQLNEDIKSLIPFAVVGSNNEIIVNGESFKGRKTKWGTINIEDVSQCEFVFLRDFLTRTHLQDLIETSSLIHYENFRSKQLIALKENANTNRQSNINQIDSKNGAVSQKA
- a CDS encoding mitochondrial 54S ribosomal protein bL32m (EggNog:ENOG503P7F9; COG:J) → MNSIRLFQTTGVGRNNMLSSIFTSIVKPSFSVGSLHNGGAFGFLYPRLHQAPKFTITLPEFIGEWILKAVPKKKPSYRRTRQKLYAPGNKKIQPLNNIVRCPACGSVKRSHFMCMNCFMEIKQFLKTLKPKSSEPVQADLDEIDTNILYPQKRLSAYGRRMKKRDWIPQREKPLMFDSQQVKHRK
- a CDS encoding uncharacterized protein (BUSCO:EOG09264ZXA; COG:B,T; EggNog:ENOG503NU1P), coding for MSKHPFGVKPQGNALLEDPRMTYALRKQSLGDLSVLSDDCLMYLLDFIDDIESLKQLMATSKYLFVFTNDEDLWKKRYTSQNKKEQLKWRGSWKRSVLGWNNDIIVNVDLNSEVIYRPFQVANIVYESLFHNLVEAEMNNKKLSINEEGRIPRFAKISQKQFDDIETPFILTDHKWPQWTLEELNSKYGSIKFQQEAVKWPLSTFIEYLQSNKDENPLYLFDCRSEAMTELRKQYQAEIPQVFQEDYFKLLGNHRPDHSWLIVGSKRSGSTFHKDPNNTSAWNACITGKKLWVMLPPHITPPGVSVSEDQSEITSPVGIGEWVLSGFYNDAIKIPEALVGITFPGECMYVPSNWWHLVINLDNSIAITENFVPEKDLQNVLTFFQTRPEQISGFKLNDIKGLINILSCKNQRISEFIQLLEDSSIDLFEDCGELENLPQVPIFDIFKQLLMDNGKEAVLSQILERMKPKRPQKRVWSYEKIIYAPETYQYTKGELHENSINKDPFEQFHAWFADAKTSEDIPESTIFSTARLPSGRVSSRVVLLKELDHEGFVVYSNWQTSKKSKDFETNNYASLTFFWKNSQRQVRVEGIMKKVDYEQANRYFQTRPRGSQIGAWSSPQSSVIQGREELEQKVRENTEKFGQGEIECPEFWGGVKIIPVEIEFWQGRNSRLHDRLTFTRDHEAGPWTLRRIAP
- the YCP4_1 gene encoding flavodoxin-like fold protein (COG:S; CAZy:AA6; EggNog:ENOG503NU10), translated to MAPKIAIIYYSTWSHVYQSSLEIQKGIKEAGGEADIFQVKETLSDEVLTTLYAAPKADVPEATVDTLKEYDAFVFGIPTRFGNFPAQWKVFWDQTGGLWASGALYGKPFGLFVSTGTPGGGQESTFMNALSSFIHHGMVYVPLGYGEAFPLLTNLDEVHGGSPWGAGTFAGADGSRQPSDLEKKIHQVQGKNFYAVAKKLA
- the YCP4_2 gene encoding flavodoxin-like fold protein (COG:S; CAZy:AA6; EggNog:ENOG503NU10) — its product is MAPPKIAIIYYSLYKHVYKNALEIQKGIESAGGSAQVLQIPETLPPNVLQLMHAPEKPSYSEIPEAKVSDLTEYDAFVFGIPTRYGNFPAQWKSFWDQTGSLWAQSKLHGKPFGLFVSTGTPGGGQESTFMNALSSFIHHGMVYVPLGYGEAFPLLTNLDEVHGGSPWGAGTFAGADGSRQPTELEKQIHQIQGKNFYKTLEALKK
- a CDS encoding uncharacterized protein (EggNog:ENOG503PWZD) gives rise to the protein MKFAQSTLLAILATSALVSAAPATVNAGESTTLMVRRGDANQILDILSELESLKSKRDVIQDEASLMELERRADDVLSNLIEALASSGLISKVISDLTSNSELKTSIVAIVKSAIQEAVVQGPTLLKGIWNSGLIQDTFSTILDDSDLRSALLAAGKSLFGTAESLLSAYLGKSSGTTTAAATTATTTATSTATAAAKRETEDDDDILSTRDLSSIVSSVISVVENSGLVTTLINKITADPEAFISFLSTALKEGVVLLKDVYSWAKDNGLLADALSWLEGSSSGIVAELGKFLAEALDSGSVSSSEINSASTTATATTATAAAAVTTTAAVTATTTDLSFLSKYATAGATTLYRVKRMAY